A stretch of the Nosocomiicoccus ampullae genome encodes the following:
- a CDS encoding 5,10-methylene-tetrahydrofolate dehydrogenase produces the protein MTNQLIGLVTSTGYASKIAQDVQDSLDIENIEFDIKSKQFIEKASNLADIYEAVEEMIDNEKWSKAIIMTDLPLFDNNRTIAVDINNDYNISMISLPAFGPIFISKKLKETIENLVYQMNETENDIDLYKDKTTKESNIKVRKDRKPHERFLLKDNNFFKLFVTMTLLNNPLNMMSSLSSVVAVAFTTGAFGMVFSTMWNLSNSFSVERMILINLVAIISMTTWIMIAHDLWQTTNNKDEKEIIRLYNLTTLSTLTISIITFYIILYLMFLIASIILLPSEFLPSQITVIETDKAGLTVYLRIAWFAASISTFAGAIGAGLESRNKIRESTYGFRHYRAQNTRED, from the coding sequence ATGACTAATCAATTGATTGGACTTGTGACTTCTACGGGGTATGCGTCTAAAATTGCTCAAGATGTACAAGATAGTTTAGATATTGAAAATATTGAATTTGATATAAAGTCGAAACAATTTATTGAGAAAGCATCGAATCTAGCAGATATATATGAAGCGGTTGAAGAAATGATTGACAATGAAAAGTGGTCAAAAGCTATTATCATGACAGACTTACCCCTATTTGATAACAATAGGACAATTGCTGTTGATATAAATAACGATTATAATATTTCAATGATTTCACTTCCGGCATTTGGTCCGATATTTATATCAAAAAAATTAAAAGAAACAATTGAAAATCTAGTTTATCAAATGAATGAAACAGAAAATGATATCGATCTATATAAAGATAAAACTACGAAAGAGTCTAATATTAAAGTGAGGAAAGATCGTAAACCGCACGAAAGATTTTTATTAAAAGATAATAACTTTTTCAAGTTATTTGTAACGATGACACTTTTAAATAACCCACTCAATATGATGAGTAGTTTAAGCAGTGTAGTTGCTGTCGCTTTTACAACTGGTGCGTTTGGTATGGTATTTTCGACGATGTGGAATTTATCGAATTCATTTAGTGTCGAAAGAATGATTTTAATTAATTTAGTTGCAATTATTAGTATGACGACATGGATTATGATTGCACACGATTTATGGCAAACAACGAATAATAAAGATGAAAAAGAAATTATAAGACTTTATAATTTAACAACATTAAGTACACTAACGATATCGATTATAACGTTTTATATTATTTTATATTTAATGTTTTTAATCGCATCTATTATATTATTACCAAGTGAATTTTTACCATCTCAGATTACTGTAATTGAAACGGACAAAGCTGGTTTAACAGTTTATCTAAGAATCGCCTGGTTTGCAGCGTCTATAAGTACGTTTGCAGGTGCAATTGGTGCCGGATTAGAAAGTAGAAATAAAATACGAGAAAGCACATATGGATTTAGACATTACCGTGCACAAAATACGAGAGAAGATTAA
- a CDS encoding 5,10-methylene-tetrahydrofolate dehydrogenase, with translation MKKQEVNIIKLGIVTTPNEQTQLLLDDLADLENKLSNKLNKNVKIDYKIDPVIGTSEDIENGRPKLEKIRKENNWDYLINITDLPYIEKGKTLKYLLKDNIMTIFIPALGFFNLKNKQLSMLEDFLKNDILNKENPTTNRLKLIIGMTLLNKPWKGVGNFKTIISLAFATGTYISIFSMPWELSVVYSKTRLTILSLLAIIGMIIWLIYAHKLWEKKSRVTDEKYRSIYNLTTFFTLLITTVIIYSINVILLTVSISLFVPIELFFESTSANKDSIISYSLRLVWFVASLTILAGAFGSTVEDENKIRFITYSYRQNYRYNMIKKEQEEQDND, from the coding sequence TTGAAGAAACAGGAGGTAAATATAATCAAACTCGGTATTGTTACTACACCAAATGAACAGACTCAATTATTATTAGATGATTTAGCTGATTTAGAAAATAAATTATCCAATAAATTAAATAAAAACGTGAAAATCGATTATAAAATAGATCCAGTTATCGGAACCTCAGAAGATATCGAAAACGGACGACCTAAATTAGAAAAAATTAGAAAAGAAAATAATTGGGATTATTTAATAAATATCACCGACCTACCTTATATTGAAAAAGGTAAAACATTAAAATATTTACTAAAAGATAATATAATGACGATATTTATTCCAGCATTAGGATTTTTTAATTTAAAAAATAAACAACTATCAATGTTAGAAGACTTTTTAAAAAATGATATTTTAAATAAAGAAAATCCAACGACTAATCGATTAAAATTAATTATTGGTATGACCCTATTAAACAAACCATGGAAAGGCGTTGGAAACTTTAAAACAATTATATCTCTCGCTTTTGCGACGGGGACTTATATTTCTATATTCTCAATGCCTTGGGAATTGAGTGTCGTATATAGTAAAACACGACTCACTATTCTCTCGTTACTCGCAATTATTGGTATGATTATATGGTTAATATATGCTCATAAATTATGGGAGAAAAAATCAAGAGTAACTGATGAGAAATATAGAAGTATTTATAACCTAACGACATTCTTCACTTTATTAATTACGACAGTTATTATATATTCCATCAACGTCATATTACTTACAGTTAGTATTTCTCTATTTGTGCCGATCGAGTTATTTTTTGAATCGACAAGTGCGAACAAAGATTCAATTATTTCCTACTCATTGAGACTTGTTTGGTTTGTTGCTTCACTTACAATTTTAGCAGGAGCATTTGGTTCTACAGTAGAGGATGAAAATAAAATTCGGTTTATAACATATTCTTATAGACAAAATTACAGATATAATATGATAAAAAAAGAACAGGAGGAACAAGATAATGACTAA